From one Melioribacteraceae bacterium genomic stretch:
- a CDS encoding tetratricopeptide repeat protein: protein MSDAIQIKNTLCLAVLPFDNLTGDIEKDYFSRGFVEDLITDLSRFPSLQIISSHTSLSEKLIPDKTSAEKYNVNYFLKGNLRQISGTIRINTQLFDPVNQAVLWAERYDAPVENVFEIHDSIIEKVVSALSILIDEKRLAEIRKKEITQLEAYDCWLRGYEYLRRGSLKDDEKAREFFNRALEIDPHYARAYAGLSLSYFNEWTCQFWDRWQDTLTSAYNYAEKANQYGSNDHLVQMILGRVLLYRRDFDAAEKFINKALDLNPNDADALVQLANSKALLGETKTAVELFNKAVRLNPFHPQWYNLYGAICHFAAEDYGTSIKLAEQIPPIMWVDLPAYLSAANTYEGNSEKASYYIKLYLKNFVEKITYGREPLPGEAFDWVVAVNPYKYEKDIQRLMNGLEKAGLAQNEKGTNYSLIEKRINNESRQNVFKRSESFWVISFNNLTVQLPEMKGFLDIVKLIDNPEKEIHCSDLMGSITSTDRGVEAIDEKAKRKYYAKINELQDELREAEEMNDIGRADLITNELNQILDHLSQSTGLKGRARKLADPSDRARAAVTLRIKSAIQKIENVHPSLAKHFQNNIKTGTFCVYSPENSVQWEL, encoded by the coding sequence ATGAGTGATGCAATTCAAATAAAAAACACTCTATGCTTAGCCGTGTTGCCGTTCGATAATTTGACTGGTGACATTGAGAAGGATTATTTTTCGCGCGGTTTTGTAGAAGATCTAATCACAGACCTATCCCGGTTTCCATCACTGCAAATTATTTCATCACACACATCGCTCTCGGAAAAACTTATTCCTGATAAAACTTCTGCCGAAAAATATAATGTCAATTATTTTTTAAAGGGAAATTTAAGACAAATCTCCGGGACGATTCGCATCAACACTCAACTCTTCGATCCGGTCAATCAAGCCGTGTTATGGGCGGAAAGATATGATGCTCCGGTCGAAAATGTTTTTGAAATACACGACAGTATAATAGAAAAAGTTGTAAGCGCACTTTCAATTTTAATTGATGAAAAAAGATTAGCAGAGATTCGCAAGAAAGAAATAACACAACTTGAAGCATATGATTGTTGGCTTCGCGGTTATGAATATTTGAGAAGAGGCTCTCTCAAGGATGATGAGAAAGCTCGGGAGTTTTTTAATCGAGCGCTTGAAATAGACCCGCACTATGCAAGAGCGTATGCCGGACTTTCGCTTTCGTATTTTAATGAGTGGACTTGTCAATTTTGGGATCGCTGGCAAGATACTTTGACTTCGGCTTATAACTATGCAGAGAAAGCGAATCAATATGGTTCAAACGATCATTTGGTGCAGATGATTTTGGGAAGAGTATTACTTTACAGAAGAGATTTTGATGCAGCAGAAAAATTCATCAATAAAGCACTCGATCTTAATCCTAACGATGCCGATGCTTTAGTTCAATTAGCTAACAGCAAAGCCCTTTTAGGTGAGACAAAAACCGCAGTTGAACTGTTTAATAAAGCGGTTAGATTAAATCCGTTTCATCCTCAATGGTATAATTTGTACGGAGCAATTTGTCATTTTGCTGCCGAAGATTATGGCACGTCAATAAAGTTAGCCGAACAAATTCCACCGATTATGTGGGTTGATTTGCCTGCATATCTTTCCGCAGCAAATACTTACGAAGGCAATTCTGAAAAAGCGTCATACTATATAAAGCTATACTTAAAAAACTTTGTTGAAAAAATCACATATGGAAGAGAACCTTTGCCCGGAGAAGCTTTTGATTGGGTGGTGGCGGTTAATCCTTACAAATATGAAAAAGACATTCAACGATTAATGAATGGATTAGAAAAAGCCGGACTCGCTCAAAACGAGAAAGGAACTAATTATTCGTTGATTGAAAAAAGAATTAACAATGAAAGCAGGCAAAACGTATTTAAGAGATCGGAAAGCTTTTGGGTTATCTCGTTTAATAATCTTACGGTACAATTACCAGAGATGAAAGGGTTCCTCGATATTGTAAAACTTATAGATAATCCAGAAAAGGAAATTCACTGTTCTGATTTAATGGGAAGTATTACAAGCACTGATCGTGGAGTTGAAGCAATCGATGAAAAAGCAAAAAGAAAGTATTACGCAAAAATAAACGAACTTCAGGATGAGCTACGTGAAGCTGAAGAAATGAACGATATCGGAAGAGCCGACTTGATCACCAACGAGTTGAATCAAATATTAGATCATCTTTCCCAGTCAACAGGCCTGAAAGGAAGAGCACGCAAACTAGCCGATCCTTCGGATAGGGCAAGAGCTGCAGTTACGCTTAGAATAAAAAGCGCAATTCAAAAAATTGAAAACGTACACCCTTCGCTTGCAAAACATTTCCAAAATAATATTAAAACTGGAACGTTTTGTGTCTACTCACCGGAGAATTCCGTTCAGTGGGAGTTGTAA
- a CDS encoding DapH/DapD/GlmU-related protein: MNKYRGMSPEESIKAVTIEIIERAIKLGKKQNREIFISKTSGGKGTSVFELNPKTKEGKENLEKFLTPVRRHYTFSGLGSPEEKNAINWRVLNLPFRRRLLLQFQVAATFFMKGIPFKNKFYRWMGAHIGKGAEIMQLVWLDHFRPELIYIGENTVLGAFTRLTVHAYEGAGKFRYGLITIGKNCMIGAGTGMGPIDIEDNSRTLPGATLSPYLSKIKSGSVVGWDPPNVKEPKEEQDQIIP; the protein is encoded by the coding sequence ATGAATAAGTACCGCGGCATGTCTCCTGAAGAATCAATCAAAGCTGTAACAATAGAAATTATCGAACGTGCAATTAAGCTCGGTAAGAAACAGAACCGTGAAATTTTCATTAGTAAAACATCCGGCGGAAAAGGAACAAGTGTTTTCGAATTAAATCCTAAAACAAAAGAAGGAAAAGAAAATCTAGAGAAATTTTTAACTCCGGTTAGGAGACATTATACGTTTAGCGGTCTCGGTTCCCCTGAAGAAAAAAACGCAATCAATTGGCGCGTGCTTAATCTACCGTTTAGAAGAAGATTACTTTTGCAGTTTCAAGTCGCGGCAACATTTTTTATGAAAGGAATTCCGTTCAAAAATAAATTTTACCGATGGATGGGTGCACATATCGGTAAAGGCGCTGAAATTATGCAGCTTGTTTGGCTCGATCATTTTAGACCCGAATTAATTTACATTGGTGAAAATACAGTTCTCGGAGCATTTACAAGATTAACCGTTCATGCTTACGAGGGCGCCGGAAAATTTAGATATGGATTAATTACAATCGGTAAAAATTGTATGATTGGCGCCGGAACCGGAATGGGTCCAATAGATATTGAGGACAACTCACGCACACTTCCCGGGGCAACTCTCTCACCATATCTTTCAAAGATTAAATCCGGTTCTGTAGTTGGTTGGGATCCACCGAATGTGAAAGAACCGAAAGAAGAACAAGATCAAATTATACCATAA
- a CDS encoding alpha/beta hydrolase, with translation MNTIQQIAKYFFKLIILGSLFFMKVESAEIKTDIFEEKIEIVNGLKVNYRIAGNGLALLFLHGYTLSGKLWDPFIEKLSQNFTVIIPDLPGHGKSDEVKGKYTFEKFAEVMIGLLDQLDVSEVNVVGHSGGGMTILNMVKQKPGLVKTMTLIGCAHKFTKEGIEFTKHDTFENLSEELKVFYREIHPNGDTQTKKLFDQMFPLLLAYNNFDIYSKELEESETRSLIIMGDKDYYFKPEYAVEMFNALPNSQLWIVPNQGHLPFREDWGGSEAVERIFVDEIEKIINSNKPSVNLGLN, from the coding sequence ATGAACACGATTCAACAAATAGCGAAATACTTTTTCAAATTAATAATTCTTGGAAGCCTATTCTTTATGAAAGTAGAATCGGCAGAAATTAAAACAGATATATTCGAAGAGAAAATCGAAATAGTTAACGGACTTAAAGTTAACTACAGGATTGCCGGAAATGGTCTCGCCTTGTTGTTTCTTCACGGGTATACGCTAAGCGGAAAGCTGTGGGATCCGTTCATAGAAAAACTTTCGCAAAACTTTACTGTAATAATCCCGGATTTACCTGGCCACGGAAAATCCGACGAAGTAAAAGGCAAATATACTTTTGAAAAGTTTGCCGAAGTGATGATCGGTTTATTAGATCAACTTGATGTTAGCGAAGTTAATGTGGTAGGACACAGCGGTGGAGGAATGACGATATTGAATATGGTTAAACAAAAACCGGGACTCGTTAAAACAATGACCTTGATTGGCTGCGCTCATAAATTCACGAAAGAAGGAATAGAATTTACAAAGCATGACACTTTTGAAAATTTAAGCGAGGAATTGAAAGTTTTTTATAGAGAAATTCATCCAAACGGAGATACACAAACCAAAAAATTATTTGACCAAATGTTTCCACTACTATTGGCATATAATAATTTCGATATCTACTCAAAGGAATTAGAAGAATCAGAAACCAGATCTTTAATCATAATGGGAGATAAAGATTATTACTTCAAACCCGAATACGCTGTTGAAATGTTCAACGCTCTTCCAAATTCACAACTGTGGATAGTTCCAAATCAAGGGCATCTTCCTTTTAGAGAAGACTGGGGTGGCTCCGAAGCAGTAGAAAGAATTTTTGTTGATGAAATAGAAAAAATTATTAACAGTAACAAACCATCAGTCAATCTTGGATTGAATTAA
- a CDS encoding class I SAM-dependent methyltransferase, translated as MCLVHQIDTQKKENFAEKLLGTLNQGALSVMISIGHRTGLFDVMSELPPSTSEEIARAAGLSERYVREWLGAILTGFVVEYDSDTQRYRLPQEHASFLTRKAAADNIGVFAQYIPLLGTIEDKVINCFKNGGGVPYSEYDRFQDVMSEDSNQSVVSSLLDVILPAIPGIVDRLEEGIEVIDLGCGRGNAINLMAKTFPKSKFLGYDLSEEAIDYAKRQAEKQALTNVTFEVRDLTDYNITAQNNKFDFVTTFDAVHDQARPDNLLAGIYKSLKEDGIYLMQDISASSEPHKNIDHPMGTLLYTVSTMHCMTVSLAQGGLGLGTMWGREKAMEMLKEVGFTNIEIKNFEHDFQNDYYIIRK; from the coding sequence ATGTGTTTAGTTCATCAAATAGATACACAAAAAAAAGAAAACTTTGCGGAAAAATTACTCGGTACTTTGAATCAAGGTGCGTTGAGTGTAATGATTTCAATCGGACACCGTACTGGACTTTTTGATGTAATGAGCGAACTTCCGCCGTCAACATCCGAAGAGATAGCAAGAGCCGCTGGATTAAGCGAAAGATATGTCCGAGAATGGCTCGGCGCAATCTTAACCGGATTTGTCGTGGAATATGATTCCGATACACAAAGATATCGTCTCCCGCAAGAGCACGCCTCTTTCTTAACAAGAAAAGCTGCTGCTGATAATATTGGTGTCTTTGCGCAGTATATTCCGCTGCTTGGAACAATAGAAGATAAAGTAATCAACTGTTTCAAAAACGGTGGAGGTGTTCCTTATTCGGAATATGATCGGTTTCAAGATGTTATGTCGGAAGACAGCAATCAATCGGTTGTCTCATCTTTGCTTGATGTTATTCTTCCGGCAATACCCGGAATCGTCGATAGACTTGAAGAAGGAATAGAAGTAATCGACTTAGGCTGCGGAAGAGGCAACGCGATTAATTTGATGGCAAAGACTTTCCCAAAAAGTAAATTTCTCGGTTATGACTTAAGTGAAGAAGCAATTGACTATGCAAAAAGACAAGCTGAAAAACAGGCATTAACAAACGTTACTTTTGAAGTAAGAGATCTAACCGATTACAACATTACGGCTCAGAATAATAAATTTGATTTTGTAACAACGTTCGATGCTGTTCACGATCAAGCAAGACCGGATAATCTTTTGGCAGGAATTTATAAATCACTTAAAGAAGACGGTATTTATTTAATGCAGGATATTTCAGCTTCAAGCGAACCGCATAAAAATATTGATCATCCGATGGGAACACTGCTATACACTGTTTCGACAATGCACTGCATGACCGTTTCACTTGCACAAGGCGGACTTGGTCTCGGTACAATGTGGGGAAGAGAAAAAGCTATGGAAATGCTCAAGGAAGTTGGATTCACAAATATCGAGATAAAGAACTTCGAGCACGATTTTCAAAATGATTATTACATAATTAGAAAATAA
- a CDS encoding VOC family protein, giving the protein MNPVGWFEIPASEINESKSFYDFIFDIEIQINDFDGLIMGWFPFDHEKPGCSGALVQNEGYTPSHEGTMVYFSVEDIETTLEKVKEKGGKVITEKMSIGEYGFVGHFEDIAGNRVGLHSMK; this is encoded by the coding sequence ATGAATCCGGTCGGTTGGTTTGAAATACCTGCATCAGAGATAAATGAATCGAAATCATTTTACGATTTTATTTTTGATATCGAGATTCAAATTAATGATTTCGATGGACTTATAATGGGTTGGTTTCCGTTTGATCACGAAAAACCCGGTTGTTCCGGGGCGTTGGTTCAAAACGAAGGATATACACCGTCTCACGAAGGAACGATGGTTTACTTTTCGGTTGAGGATATTGAAACCACTCTCGAAAAAGTAAAAGAGAAAGGCGGAAAAGTTATAACCGAAAAAATGAGTATCGGCGAATATGGATTCGTCGGACATTTTGAAGATATTGCAGGTAATAGAGTAGGACTTCACTCAATGAAATAA
- the recF gene encoding DNA replication and repair protein RecF (All proteins in this family for which functions are known are DNA-binding proteins that assist the filamentation of RecA onto DNA for the initiation of recombination or recombinational repair.), whose product MVLKHLELVNFRLHTNTVLKFSDRLNYIVGGNGQGKTTILESIYYLCTTKNLNQALDKEVVSFNKDNFEIKGRFKEKVENKVQLLFSKETNRKNTLLDEKSVTRASDLIGKFPVVTLVQLDHAITMGSPGERRKFIDSVISQSSETYLRILLDYNKTLKQRSQLLSEIRERYDHSLLMQLEAWSESLVKNGSELIKHRINFCNEYEYFLKESYSKIMGSKETPGIEYLFFDNNISLENISERFSELLKQEQENEIRRAANLIGPHRDDFLFTINGMELRKYGSQGQHKTFQIALRFGEFFYIKEKQGITPIFLMDDVFGELDTYRAQKISDYLNEIGQAFITMTDFGRLEKLYNGNGDLVIKVDNGTISYEQL is encoded by the coding sequence ATGGTTTTGAAACATCTTGAGCTGGTAAACTTTAGGTTACATACGAACACAGTTCTTAAATTTTCTGACAGATTGAATTATATAGTAGGCGGCAACGGACAAGGAAAAACAACAATTTTGGAATCTATTTATTATTTATGCACAACCAAAAACCTAAACCAAGCCTTAGATAAAGAAGTAGTTTCTTTTAATAAAGATAATTTCGAGATTAAAGGGCGGTTCAAAGAAAAGGTTGAAAACAAAGTTCAACTTCTCTTCTCAAAAGAAACTAACCGGAAAAACACACTTCTAGATGAAAAATCTGTTACTAGAGCATCTGACTTAATAGGTAAGTTTCCAGTGGTTACGTTGGTTCAATTGGATCATGCAATTACAATGGGGAGTCCGGGCGAAAGAAGAAAATTTATTGACTCAGTTATCTCTCAATCGAGCGAAACGTATCTAAGAATTCTTTTAGATTATAATAAAACACTTAAACAGCGTTCTCAACTTTTATCTGAAATTAGAGAGCGTTACGATCACTCTTTATTAATGCAGCTGGAAGCTTGGTCGGAATCTCTTGTTAAAAACGGAAGTGAATTAATTAAACATAGAATAAACTTCTGCAATGAATATGAATATTTCTTAAAAGAGTCATATTCTAAAATAATGGGCAGTAAAGAAACACCTGGCATTGAATATCTGTTTTTTGATAACAATATAAGTTTGGAAAATATTTCCGAAAGATTCAGCGAACTATTAAAACAAGAACAAGAAAACGAAATACGAAGAGCTGCAAATCTAATAGGTCCGCACAGAGATGATTTTCTTTTTACTATAAACGGAATGGAATTAAGGAAATACGGATCGCAGGGACAGCATAAAACATTTCAAATAGCGTTAAGATTCGGTGAGTTTTTTTATATAAAAGAAAAACAAGGCATTACACCCATCTTTCTGATGGATGATGTCTTTGGCGAATTAGACACTTATCGCGCGCAAAAAATTAGTGATTACTTAAATGAAATAGGTCAAGCATTTATCACTATGACTGACTTCGGACGATTGGAAAAATTATATAACGGTAATGGCGATTTAGTTATAAAAGTTGATAACGGCACAATAAGTTATGAACAACTATAA
- the dnaA gene encoding chromosomal replication initiator protein DnaA: MDKLNFKPSLKNINIYTDCTVAWKECLSIIKENVPHITYNTWFLPIKPIDLSENTLRVQVPNGFFIEWIDEHYNTLISKTIVEVLGSNGKLIYSVLDDKKNEDEYNTIINSEKKEKVLVEKAVSNEEANDEHIETYLNPRYRFENFIKGEGNQLARAAAYAVGENPGETSFNPLFIYGGVGLGKTHLIQAIGNKILEYYPNKKVIYLSSDLFTVEFVEAIQSNSVNEFSNRYKSMDCLIIDDIQFLIGKEKTQDLFFHIFNTLHQSGKQIILSSDKPPKELKGLNERLISRFSWGLTTDVQPPDFETRIAILKNKSNSFGINLPNEILEYIAHNITSNIRELEGCLIKLLANSSLNGKEIDFELTKKTVKEISTKRQVNISIEFITNNVCKHFGVDENRVREKNRKKEVVIARQVAMYLSKILTKSSLKTIGLHFGGRDHSTVIHAHNTIEQLLLVDKQLKQSIDELKNKIEMSI, translated from the coding sequence GTGGATAAACTTAATTTTAAACCCAGCCTAAAAAACATCAACATCTATACCGATTGCACCGTTGCATGGAAAGAGTGCTTATCTATAATTAAAGAAAACGTTCCTCATATTACTTACAACACATGGTTTCTTCCTATAAAACCCATTGACCTATCGGAAAACACTCTTCGCGTTCAAGTACCAAACGGTTTTTTTATTGAGTGGATAGACGAGCATTACAATACATTAATCTCGAAAACAATAGTTGAGGTTTTAGGTTCAAATGGGAAATTAATTTATTCTGTTTTAGACGATAAAAAGAACGAAGATGAGTATAATACCATAATTAATAGTGAAAAAAAAGAAAAGGTTCTTGTTGAGAAGGCCGTCTCTAACGAAGAAGCGAATGACGAACACATTGAAACATATCTAAATCCAAGATATCGCTTTGAAAATTTTATAAAAGGCGAGGGCAATCAACTTGCGAGAGCTGCTGCCTACGCGGTAGGCGAAAACCCCGGCGAGACTTCTTTTAATCCTCTTTTTATTTATGGAGGTGTCGGTTTAGGTAAAACTCACTTGATTCAGGCCATTGGAAATAAAATTTTAGAATATTATCCCAATAAAAAAGTTATATATCTTTCTTCAGATTTATTTACTGTTGAGTTTGTTGAAGCAATTCAATCAAATAGCGTTAATGAATTTTCCAACCGTTATAAATCTATGGATTGCTTAATAATTGATGATATTCAGTTTCTAATAGGAAAAGAAAAAACTCAAGATTTATTCTTTCATATTTTTAATACGCTTCATCAGTCAGGCAAACAAATAATTCTATCCAGCGACAAACCACCAAAAGAACTAAAAGGATTAAACGAAAGACTAATCTCTCGTTTTTCTTGGGGATTAACTACCGACGTTCAACCTCCGGATTTTGAAACTCGTATTGCTATTCTTAAAAACAAAAGCAACAGTTTTGGAATTAACTTACCGAATGAAATATTAGAATACATTGCTCACAACATCACCTCAAATATTAGAGAACTAGAGGGTTGTTTAATAAAACTGCTTGCAAATTCCTCTTTAAATGGAAAAGAAATAGATTTCGAACTGACCAAAAAAACAGTAAAAGAAATTTCTACCAAACGTCAAGTAAACATTTCAATTGAGTTTATCACCAATAACGTATGTAAACATTTTGGTGTTGATGAAAATAGAGTCCGTGAGAAAAATAGAAAAAAAGAAGTCGTTATCGCCAGACAAGTTGCAATGTATCTCTCAAAAATTCTCACAAAATCTTCTCTTAAAACAATAGGTTTGCATTTCGGCGGAAGAGACCACTCTACAGTAATTCACGCTCATAATACAATAGAGCAATTGCTTTTAGTTGACAAACAATTAAAACAATCTATTGATGAATTAAAAAACAAAATTGAGATGAGCATTTAA
- the dnaN gene encoding DNA polymerase III subunit beta, translating into MEFKVNSKELEKLLTKIIPAVPTRTPMPILENFLLEIKEGKLTIHATDLEISLKSSLNVVAEENFEAVVPAKLLYDVVRSLKETTIVFTTGDKGKINLKTDNGKYTLSYIDPKEFPDIPVFPANGGEDVSQITLKGDDLRYAFEKTSFAMSKEEMRPAMMGTLFDFEENGLKVVATDGHRLSNLLNKKIKYDKVEQYIVPERAVSVLLKVLDSKDVKIFMSKTHMSFTLNDMELITRLIGQKYPDYQSVIPLENEFELKLKTKELHNAIKRMMLFSTSNTRRVKFSISNNNLEISAEDLDLGASGNENIECKYSGDSIEIGFNSAYVNDILNHLDDEEEIIFKLHSPTKAVIVVPDKKKENEELMMLLMPVRLNN; encoded by the coding sequence ATGGAATTTAAGGTCAACAGCAAAGAGCTAGAAAAACTACTTACCAAGATTATCCCTGCAGTTCCGACAAGAACTCCGATGCCTATCTTAGAGAATTTTTTGTTAGAAATAAAAGAAGGTAAATTAACAATTCACGCAACAGATTTAGAGATATCATTAAAGTCCTCTCTAAATGTTGTTGCTGAAGAAAATTTTGAAGCTGTTGTGCCTGCTAAACTTCTTTATGATGTTGTTAGATCATTAAAAGAAACAACAATTGTATTTACTACAGGAGATAAAGGGAAAATTAATTTAAAGACAGATAACGGAAAATACACTCTAAGTTATATTGATCCAAAAGAGTTTCCGGATATTCCTGTTTTCCCGGCAAACGGCGGAGAGGATGTTTCACAAATAACATTGAAAGGCGATGATTTACGGTACGCTTTTGAAAAAACATCTTTTGCAATGAGCAAAGAAGAAATGCGTCCGGCTATGATGGGAACTCTTTTTGATTTTGAAGAAAATGGATTAAAAGTAGTTGCAACCGATGGTCATAGACTCTCAAACCTTCTCAATAAGAAAATTAAATATGATAAAGTGGAACAGTACATTGTTCCGGAAAGAGCTGTTTCAGTTCTCTTGAAAGTACTTGATTCTAAGGATGTGAAAATTTTTATGAGTAAAACTCATATGTCGTTTACTTTAAATGATATGGAATTAATTACAAGATTAATCGGGCAAAAATACCCTGATTATCAAAGTGTGATTCCATTAGAAAACGAGTTTGAACTTAAACTCAAAACAAAAGAATTACACAATGCAATCAAAAGAATGATGTTATTCTCAACATCCAACACAAGAAGAGTTAAGTTTTCTATTTCAAATAATAACTTAGAAATATCCGCAGAAGATTTGGATTTAGGGGCATCCGGTAACGAAAATATTGAATGCAAATATTCAGGCGACTCGATAGAAATAGGTTTTAATTCCGCGTATGTAAACGATATTCTAAATCATTTGGATGATGAAGAAGAAATTATTTTCAAACTTCATTCGCCAACTAAAGCGGTTATAGTTGTACCGGATAAGAAAAAAGAGAACGAAGAATTAATGATGTTATTAATGCCGGTTAGGTTAAATAATTAA
- a CDS encoding asparaginase, which produces MKNILIVFVGGTFSMKIDEETGGAIPFFHGDQLLEMIPEAKELAQISIYDFGMYPGPHMTPELMLELSKEVRERIIQENIDGVIITHGTDTLEETAYLLDLTIKTDKPIVVIGAMKTSSEADWDGPKNLLDAMRIINSPNSYGMGVLVCLNGEINAASEVTKTHTEDIETFHSLDFGALGFIDRGRVIFNRTPRKLETIETEKINSNVDLIKVHAGMGEKFFKFSADSGVDGIVIEAMGVGNVPPTTFEGIKYAVEKGIPVVLTSRCPSGETLDIYSYPGAGKWLKKLGVIFTDYLNGQKARIKLMLCLGLTKDINKLRELIEE; this is translated from the coding sequence ATGAAAAATATTTTAATCGTATTTGTTGGTGGAACGTTCTCAATGAAGATAGATGAAGAAACCGGAGGAGCCATTCCGTTTTTTCATGGCGATCAATTGCTCGAAATGATTCCGGAGGCAAAAGAGCTTGCGCAAATTTCTATATATGATTTTGGGATGTATCCCGGCCCCCATATGACGCCGGAATTGATGTTAGAGCTTTCCAAAGAAGTGCGAGAAAGAATTATTCAAGAAAATATAGACGGTGTTATTATAACTCACGGAACAGACACGTTAGAAGAGACGGCATATCTTCTTGATTTAACAATAAAAACGGACAAACCGATTGTTGTAATTGGCGCAATGAAGACCTCTTCCGAAGCTGATTGGGACGGACCAAAAAATTTACTTGATGCAATGAGGATAATTAATTCACCAAACAGTTATGGAATGGGAGTGCTTGTATGTCTTAATGGTGAAATAAATGCTGCAAGCGAAGTAACAAAAACACACACAGAAGATATTGAAACTTTTCATAGTTTGGATTTTGGGGCACTTGGATTTATAGATAGAGGAAGAGTAATTTTTAACAGAACACCAAGAAAATTGGAAACAATAGAAACAGAAAAAATAAACTCAAACGTTGATCTTATAAAAGTTCATGCCGGCATGGGGGAAAAGTTTTTTAAGTTTTCAGCAGATTCAGGTGTTGACGGAATAGTCATCGAGGCAATGGGAGTGGGTAATGTTCCGCCAACAACATTTGAGGGAATTAAATACGCAGTTGAAAAAGGAATCCCGGTGGTTTTAACCTCACGATGTCCCTCCGGTGAAACGCTCGATATTTATAGTTATCCAGGCGCAGGAAAATGGTTAAAAAAATTAGGAGTAATTTTCACCGATTATTTGAACGGACAGAAAGCAAGAATAAAATTGATGCTTTGTCTTGGTTTAACTAAAGACATAAATAAACTTCGAGAATTAATAGAAGAGTAA
- a CDS encoding GNAT family N-acetyltransferase, whose product MEAVSLEREFIKQLENQEAQYWSDYYICCKSPIQEKLGVSMNIINGAFCFAIAKTDRLAFNRVLGIGLEYEITDQQLKEIINFYKQVGTNRFMIQVSPAAFPENNEELLLRNGFIRYNQWAKSYKKLVNEIEIPKAKLNLENLELSNIEEFENVIKLAFEFEYDSHLLISRTYKKPGWKHYLARENGKAIAAASMFFCGKVASLAIGGTIPEARGKGAQSLLIAQRLNDAYRTGCEYVVVETSEDLPDKPSQSYRNIIKAGFETAYLRPNYVYNF is encoded by the coding sequence ATGGAAGCGGTTTCATTAGAAAGAGAATTTATAAAACAACTTGAAAATCAAGAAGCGCAATATTGGAGCGATTACTATATATGTTGCAAATCTCCAATACAGGAAAAACTTGGTGTCTCAATGAATATAATCAACGGAGCATTTTGTTTTGCTATTGCCAAAACCGACCGGCTTGCATTTAATCGCGTGTTGGGTATTGGACTTGAGTACGAAATAACCGACCAGCAATTAAAAGAAATTATAAATTTTTATAAACAAGTCGGGACAAACAGATTTATGATTCAAGTCAGTCCTGCCGCTTTTCCCGAAAATAATGAAGAGCTATTGCTGCGCAATGGGTTCATTCGGTATAATCAATGGGCAAAATCATATAAAAAATTGGTAAACGAAATTGAGATTCCCAAAGCCAAGCTAAACCTAGAAAATTTAGAACTTTCAAACATAGAAGAATTTGAAAACGTTATAAAGCTCGCGTTTGAGTTCGAATATGATTCTCATTTATTGATAAGCAGAACTTACAAGAAGCCGGGATGGAAACATTACCTTGCAAGAGAAAATGGTAAAGCGATTGCGGCTGCTTCTATGTTTTTCTGCGGTAAAGTTGCATCGCTTGCAATAGGCGGAACCATTCCCGAAGCCCGTGGCAAAGGGGCTCAAAGTTTATTGATTGCACAACGGCTAAACGATGCTTACAGAACCGGTTGTGAATATGTAGTCGTTGAGACTTCGGAAGATTTGCCGGATAAACCTTCACAGTCTTACAGAAACATAATTAAAGCCGGATTCGAAACGGCTTATTTGAGACCAAACTATGTTTATAATTTTTAA